In one window of Aphidius gifuensis isolate YNYX2018 linkage group LG4, ASM1490517v1, whole genome shotgun sequence DNA:
- the LOC122854542 gene encoding probable serine/threonine-protein kinase DDB_G0276181 isoform X1, with protein MWCDVGQSCAMMGLQATAGKRKLEGGVGCMEFDMDIGESPSKLGRVEGGWWTMEESYTQPINQSATSYYDMEISSQCVQTNPCQSSPNSSPVSPQLHHSSQQQYYHQRGVTNHHHHHHHNNNNNNNSNNNNNNNNNNNNNNNNSNSNNNNNNNNNNNNGYNQLSRPQAQWGTQHHYEPPTIRREENGKSYLELGSSYRTTERCCESSRSSWCRRGRACYRQRRLAVLNISMCKLARYRQFPDPSLHRSVLICNTLRHLEREMERDKSPPPIEQVISPPIVQLQNTEHGRLTPFPMPPISSNETDVDSGIGDSDDSRSINWGSVLSLSSQSPLDPLNNNELLDVDIGPELDLDFMPGWKLTPLSADDILRSTNTTTINSTSLTTTVSTSTTAITTAATTTVGTITRSGVGTTTTTSASSSPSSSTSSSSSSSSSSSSSSTTPTSTLSSLSSSSSSTSSSLSTLSSSLSSSSFITRPTITTTTTQLTSSSLSSSNNITSSICMSTIAMTNSCNANSCSTHESLMCVGS; from the coding sequence AGTTGTGCAATGATGGGTCTGCAGGCCACGGCAGGAAAACGTAAACTTGAGGGAGGTGTGGGCTGCATGGAATTCGATATGGATATAGGTGAAAGTCCATCAAAACTTGGTAGAGTCGAAGGTGGTTGGTGGACAATGGAAGAAAGTTATACACAACCAATAAATCAATCAGCAACATCATATTATGATATGGAAATAAGTTCACAATGTGTACAAACAAATCCATGTCAATCATCACCAAATTCATCACCAGTATCACCACAATTACATCATTcatcacaacaacaatattatcatcaacgtGGTGTTACAaatcatcaccaccatcatcatcataacaacaataacaacaacaacagcaacaacaataataataataataataataacaacaataataacaataatagcaatagtaataacaacaacaataataataataataataataatggttataatcaattatcaaGACCACAAGCACAATGGGGTACACAACATCATTATGAACCACCAACGATACGAAGAGAAGAAAATGGTAAAAGTTATCTTGAACTTGGCTCAAGTTATCGTACAACTGAAAGATGCTGTGAAAGTTCAAGATCAAGTTGGTGTAGACGTGGTAGAGCATGTTATCGTCAACGTAGATTAGctgtattaaatatatcaatgtgTAAATTAGCAAGATATCGTCAATTTCCTGATCCAAGTTTGCATCGTTCTGTATTAATATGTAATACATTAAGACATCTTGAACGTGAAATGGAAAGAGATAAAAGTCCACCACCAATTGAACAAGTTATATCACCACCAATTGTACAATTACAAAATACTGAACATGGTAGATTAACACCATTTCCAATGCCACCAATATCATCAAATGAAACTGATGTTGATTCTGGTATTGGTGATAGTGATGATAGTCGTTCAATAAATTGGGGTAgtgtattatcattatcaagtcAATCACCATTAGatccattaaataataatgaattacttGATGTTGATATTGGTCCTGAATTGGATCTTGATTTTATGCCTGGATGGAAATTAACACCATTATCTGCTGATGATATATTAAGAAGtacaaatacaacaacaattaattcaaCATCATTAACAACGACagtatcaacatcaacaacagcaatcaccacagcagcaacaacaactgTAGGAACAATAACAAGAAGTGGTGTAGGGACAACGACAACAACTTCAGCATCGtcttcaccatcatcatcgacatcatcatcatcatcatcatcatcttcatcatcttcatcatcaacaacaccgACATCaactttatcatcattatcatcatcatcatcctcaacatcatcatcattatcaacttTATCCTCGTCCTTATCATCATCGTCGTTTATAACGAGACCAACAAtaactacaacaacaacacaattgacatcatcatcattatcatcatcaaataatataacatcTAGTATTTGTATGTCAACGATAGCAATGACAAATTCATGTAATGCTAATAGCTGTAGTACGCACGAATCATTAATGTGCGTTGGTTCATAG
- the LOC122854542 gene encoding probable serine/threonine-protein kinase DDB_G0276181 isoform X2 has protein sequence MMGLQATAGKRKLEGGVGCMEFDMDIGESPSKLGRVEGGWWTMEESYTQPINQSATSYYDMEISSQCVQTNPCQSSPNSSPVSPQLHHSSQQQYYHQRGVTNHHHHHHHNNNNNNNSNNNNNNNNNNNNNNNNSNSNNNNNNNNNNNNGYNQLSRPQAQWGTQHHYEPPTIRREENGKSYLELGSSYRTTERCCESSRSSWCRRGRACYRQRRLAVLNISMCKLARYRQFPDPSLHRSVLICNTLRHLEREMERDKSPPPIEQVISPPIVQLQNTEHGRLTPFPMPPISSNETDVDSGIGDSDDSRSINWGSVLSLSSQSPLDPLNNNELLDVDIGPELDLDFMPGWKLTPLSADDILRSTNTTTINSTSLTTTVSTSTTAITTAATTTVGTITRSGVGTTTTTSASSSPSSSTSSSSSSSSSSSSSSTTPTSTLSSLSSSSSSTSSSLSTLSSSLSSSSFITRPTITTTTTQLTSSSLSSSNNITSSICMSTIAMTNSCNANSCSTHESLMCVGS, from the coding sequence ATGATGGGTCTGCAGGCCACGGCAGGAAAACGTAAACTTGAGGGAGGTGTGGGCTGCATGGAATTCGATATGGATATAGGTGAAAGTCCATCAAAACTTGGTAGAGTCGAAGGTGGTTGGTGGACAATGGAAGAAAGTTATACACAACCAATAAATCAATCAGCAACATCATATTATGATATGGAAATAAGTTCACAATGTGTACAAACAAATCCATGTCAATCATCACCAAATTCATCACCAGTATCACCACAATTACATCATTcatcacaacaacaatattatcatcaacgtGGTGTTACAaatcatcaccaccatcatcatcataacaacaataacaacaacaacagcaacaacaataataataataataataataacaacaataataacaataatagcaatagtaataacaacaacaataataataataataataataatggttataatcaattatcaaGACCACAAGCACAATGGGGTACACAACATCATTATGAACCACCAACGATACGAAGAGAAGAAAATGGTAAAAGTTATCTTGAACTTGGCTCAAGTTATCGTACAACTGAAAGATGCTGTGAAAGTTCAAGATCAAGTTGGTGTAGACGTGGTAGAGCATGTTATCGTCAACGTAGATTAGctgtattaaatatatcaatgtgTAAATTAGCAAGATATCGTCAATTTCCTGATCCAAGTTTGCATCGTTCTGTATTAATATGTAATACATTAAGACATCTTGAACGTGAAATGGAAAGAGATAAAAGTCCACCACCAATTGAACAAGTTATATCACCACCAATTGTACAATTACAAAATACTGAACATGGTAGATTAACACCATTTCCAATGCCACCAATATCATCAAATGAAACTGATGTTGATTCTGGTATTGGTGATAGTGATGATAGTCGTTCAATAAATTGGGGTAgtgtattatcattatcaagtcAATCACCATTAGatccattaaataataatgaattacttGATGTTGATATTGGTCCTGAATTGGATCTTGATTTTATGCCTGGATGGAAATTAACACCATTATCTGCTGATGATATATTAAGAAGtacaaatacaacaacaattaattcaaCATCATTAACAACGACagtatcaacatcaacaacagcaatcaccacagcagcaacaacaactgTAGGAACAATAACAAGAAGTGGTGTAGGGACAACGACAACAACTTCAGCATCGtcttcaccatcatcatcgacatcatcatcatcatcatcatcatcttcatcatcttcatcatcaacaacaccgACATCaactttatcatcattatcatcatcatcatcctcaacatcatcatcattatcaacttTATCCTCGTCCTTATCATCATCGTCGTTTATAACGAGACCAACAAtaactacaacaacaacacaattgacatcatcatcattatcatcatcaaataatataacatcTAGTATTTGTATGTCAACGATAGCAATGACAAATTCATGTAATGCTAATAGCTGTAGTACGCACGAATCATTAATGTGCGTTGGTTCATAG